Sequence from the Streptomyces sp. NBC_00358 genome:
CCTGCTGGCCGAACTCACCCACGCCTGCCCCCTGCACTGCGCCTACTGCTCCAACCCCCTGGAACTGACCCGCCGTTCGCAGGAACTCACCGCCGGCCAGTGGGCCGACATCTTCCACCAGGCAGCGGAACTCGGCGTCCTGCACACACACCTCTCCGGCGGCGAGCCCCTGCTGCGCAAGGATCTCGAGCAGATCACCCGCTCCGCGGTGGACGCAGGCCTCTACACCCAGCTCGTCACCAGCGGCGTCGGACTGACGGCCGAACGACTCGACGACCTGGTGGATGCCGGGCTGCACAGTGTCCAACTGTCCATCCAGCACGCCGACTCGCGCCGGTCCGACGACCTCGCCGGCCACCCTGCCTTCACCGCCAAACAGCAGGCTGCCGCGCTCGTCAGGGAACGCGACCTGCCCCTGGGCATCAACGTCGTCCTGCACCGGCACAATCTCGAGGCCCTGGACGCACTGATGGAACTCGCCGTGGCCTGGGACGCAGAACGGATCGAGCTGGCCAACACACAGTTCTACGGCTGGGGCCTGCTCAACCGAGCCGCGCTCATGCCGAGCCGCGAACAGTTGGCCGCCGCCGGAGCGCAGGTGAAGGCCTGGAAAGAACGACTCGACGGCACTGTCGAGGTCACCTGGGTGGTGCCCGACTACTTCTCCGGAACCCCCAAGCCCTGCATGGGAGGTTGGGGCGCCGTCTCGCTGACCGTCACGCCGGACGGGACGACTCTTCCCTGCCCGGCAGCGGCAACGCTGCCCGGGCTCGATGCGCCCAACGCCACCGAGCGGCCCCTGCGTTGGATCTGGGAGGAGTCACCCGCCTTCAACGCCTACCGCGGTACCGACTGGATGCCGGATCCCTGCCGCAGTTGCGAACGGCGGACCGAGGACTTCGGGGGGTGCCGCTGCCAGGCATTCGCCCTCACCGGAGACGCGTCCCGTACCGACCCGGCCTGTTCACTGTCGCCGGACCACGCGACTCTGATCGATCTCACGCGCCCCGGTACTCCGCCTGCCCTCATACCCCGCCGTCCTGCGGCAACAGGCCGACACCAGGGGCGCACTGGGGGGCAACTGCCTTGAGACGCTGCGGGGAGCGGCGAAAGGGCGAGCACGTCGTCTCTGCCGCAACGGAGGGTCCGCCGACCGGCGTCGACGGACGCCGAAGGCCCGCAAGGCCACCCGATCCTGCCTTGCGGGCCGGCGCCACAAGGGAACAGCGAAGGTGGCGGAACGCCGACGAACAGCTCCCCCGGGGCGGCTGGATGATCCAGACGGCCGCCTACACGGCTACCGTCACTGGCTGGACAGCTTCCTGCGCCACCCGTTCGCCGAGGCGCTCGGTGGGAACCGTGTGGGTCTCGCGGGCCGAGACGGCCGCCACCACCGGCGGGATGCACAGCGCCGCGGTGAACAGGGCCACAGCAGTCCAGTCCGTACCGTCCGGGCCCGCGATCTCTGCCGCGAAGGTGACCGCGAACCCGGCCACCGCGAACCCGATCTGGGTGCCGATCGCCATGCCGGACAGGCGTATTCGGGTGGAGAACATCTCGCCGTAGAAAGAGGGCCATACGCCGTTGGCGGCGCTGTAGACGATGCCGAAGGCGACGATCCCGAGGAGCAGGGTGAGCGCGTAGGAGCCGGTGGAGATCGCCCACAGATAGCCGGTCATCGCCCCAGCGCTGCCGATCGCACCGATCAGATAGACCGGGCGGCGGCCGATGCGGTCGGACAGGGTGGCCCACAGCGGGATCGCGGCGAGCGCGACGACATTGGCGAGCGCGCCCACCCACAGCATGGGCGTGCGGCCCATGCCGACCGCGTCGCTGGTCGCGTACGCCAGCGCCCACACGGTGAAGATGGTGGAGACGGAGGCGATGAGCGCCCCGGCGATCACCCGCAGCAGGTCGGCCCAGTGCTCGCGCAGCAGCACGACCAGCGGCAGCCGTTCGACGCCCTCGCCGGCGGCCTGCCGGGCGAAGGCGGGCGTTTCCTCGAGCCTGCGGCGGATGAGGTAGCCGACCACGGCGACGACGGCGCTCGCCCAGAACGGTATCCGCCAGCCCCAGGTGAGGAGTTGGTGCTCCGGCAGCGAGGCGACCGGGATGAACACCAGGGTGGCGATGAGCTGTCCGCCCTGGGTGCCGCTGAGGGTGAAGCTGGTGAAGAAGCCGCGCCGGTCCTCCGGGGCGTGTTCCAGGGTCATCGAGCTGGCGCTGGCCTGTTCACCCGCGGCGGAGATGCCCTGCAGGACGCGGCAGGCCACCAGGAGGGCCGGGGCGAGAGCGCCGACCTCGGCACGGGTGGGCAGACAGCCGATCAAGAACGTCGACAGACCCATCAGGATCAGCGTGAACACCATGATCGAGCGGCGGCCCAGGCGGTCGCCGAAGTGCCCGAGGAACAGTGCGCCGATCGGGCGGGCGGCGTAGGCGACGCCGAACGTGGCGAGTGACAGCATGGTGGCGTTCGCCGGGTCGGAGGAGTCGAAGAAGACCTTCGGAAAGATCAGTGCCGCTGCGCTGCCGTAGATGAAGAAGTCGTAGTACTCCAGGGCGCTGCCGATCCAGGCGGCCGCCGCAGCCTTCTTCGGCCGGCCGGGCGGTGCGGTTGCGCCGGGGGAGTGGGAGACAGGCACGGCGTGCTCCTTCGGAAGGGGGACTCCACCGCGGCGGAGTGAGCAGCTGAGCGGAGCGGGCGCACGAGCAGGGTGAACGGAGAGGGAAGATGCCGGGCCTCAAGTGATCACTCTGCTAATTAACCCACTGGGTAGTTAGTCGCAGTGGGTAGGGATGTTGCGCCGGTGTCTCCCCTCTGTCAAGAGGCGGGCCCGCTCCGTGGCTCAGTCCGTCGCGCCGCCTGCTGTCAGGTAGGCGATCACCATGTCGCCGAGCATGGACCGGTAGTGCTCGCGCCGGCCCGGGTCCACCAGGTCGCGGCCGAACAGCGCCCCAAAGGTGTGTCTGTTGGCGACCCGGAAGAAGCAGAAGGAGCTGATCATGGCGTGCAGGTCTACGGCGTCCACGTCGGCCGTGAAGAGTCCGGACCACCGCCCGGAATCGAGGATGCGACGGATGACGTCGAGCGCGGGAGAACCCATCCGGCCGAGCTTCTCGGAGGCGGCGATGTGCTCGGCCTCGTGAATGTTCTCAATGCTCACCAGGCGGATGAAGTCCGGGTGCTGCTCGTGATGGTCGAAGGTGAGCTCCGCCAGCCGGCGGATGGCCGCCACCGGGTCCAGATGCTCGACATCCAGCTCCTGCTCGGCCTGGCGGATCACCGCATACGCCCGCTCGAGCACGGCCGTGAACAGCTGCTCCTTGCCGCCGAAGTAGTAATAGATCATCCGCTTCGTGGTGCGGGTGCGGGCGGCGATCTCGTCGACACGGGCCCCGTCGTACCCGGCGCGCGCGAATTCCTGCGTGGCGACGTCGAGAATCTCGGCCCGGGTGCGGGCCGCGTCACGGATCCGCCCGCTGGGTCGTGCCGCTTCGTCGACGCTGGTCATCGGCTTCCTCCGCGTGTAAGGGCAGTGCCGGTGATTGTAGAAGCCGGGCCCGGCATGGTTCCGGCCCGCCGGCCGAGGGCTTCCGGTGCGGCCATCGCACTGATATAGCTAACGTACTAGTTCGTACATTGTTGGTCCTGTCAG
This genomic interval carries:
- a CDS encoding MFS transporter, coding for MPVSHSPGATAPPGRPKKAAAAAWIGSALEYYDFFIYGSAAALIFPKVFFDSSDPANATMLSLATFGVAYAARPIGALFLGHFGDRLGRRSIMVFTLILMGLSTFLIGCLPTRAEVGALAPALLVACRVLQGISAAGEQASASSMTLEHAPEDRRGFFTSFTLSGTQGGQLIATLVFIPVASLPEHQLLTWGWRIPFWASAVVAVVGYLIRRRLEETPAFARQAAGEGVERLPLVVLLREHWADLLRVIAGALIASVSTIFTVWALAYATSDAVGMGRTPMLWVGALANVVALAAIPLWATLSDRIGRRPVYLIGAIGSAGAMTGYLWAISTGSYALTLLLGIVAFGIVYSAANGVWPSFYGEMFSTRIRLSGMAIGTQIGFAVAGFAVTFAAEIAGPDGTDWTAVALFTAALCIPPVVAAVSARETHTVPTERLGERVAQEAVQPVTVAV
- a CDS encoding TetR/AcrR family transcriptional regulator; amino-acid sequence: MTSVDEAARPSGRIRDAARTRAEILDVATQEFARAGYDGARVDEIAARTRTTKRMIYYYFGGKEQLFTAVLERAYAVIRQAEQELDVEHLDPVAAIRRLAELTFDHHEQHPDFIRLVSIENIHEAEHIAASEKLGRMGSPALDVIRRILDSGRWSGLFTADVDAVDLHAMISSFCFFRVANRHTFGALFGRDLVDPGRREHYRSMLGDMVIAYLTAGGATD
- the pqqE gene encoding pyrroloquinoline quinone biosynthesis protein PqqE codes for the protein MTAPTPPWALLAELTHACPLHCAYCSNPLELTRRSQELTAGQWADIFHQAAELGVLHTHLSGGEPLLRKDLEQITRSAVDAGLYTQLVTSGVGLTAERLDDLVDAGLHSVQLSIQHADSRRSDDLAGHPAFTAKQQAAALVRERDLPLGINVVLHRHNLEALDALMELAVAWDAERIELANTQFYGWGLLNRAALMPSREQLAAAGAQVKAWKERLDGTVEVTWVVPDYFSGTPKPCMGGWGAVSLTVTPDGTTLPCPAAATLPGLDAPNATERPLRWIWEESPAFNAYRGTDWMPDPCRSCERRTEDFGGCRCQAFALTGDASRTDPACSLSPDHATLIDLTRPGTPPALIPRRPAATGRHQGRTGGQLP